In Ruminococcaceae bacterium BL-6, a genomic segment contains:
- a CDS encoding conserved protein of unknown function (Evidence 4 : Unknown function but conserved in other organisms) has protein sequence MTIKKSLLLSHLITIVLSLICGIGAAVLYFRAGNILLSIIPVAVLAVLLVLLDLPVARSLFKPLQSLKAAVTELKNGNLDYEVDYTEDTELGRVCQDLQEIFHQQKYYIDAVADGLGQVAAGNLDIHSEAEFKGGFLRIKESLDHIAEMLNEKVSDISRSAVQVANGSEQVSSASQSLAQGATEQASSIQELSATINDISEQVNKNASYATDANQASEDAYAKMQSATEEMKQMLQAMADISESSSKISNIIKTIDDIARQTNILALNAAVEAARAGSAGKGFAVVAEEVRNLASKSAEAAQNTTELIEGSIGAVEKGKTIADQTAQTLKEVLDVNSKATELIKQIASASNAQANSISQISQGIDQISSVVQTNSATAEQSAASSKEMADHAERLKGFVKSFTLKEA, from the coding sequence ATGACAATCAAAAAGAGCCTGCTGCTCTCTCACCTGATCACCATCGTGCTTTCGCTGATCTGCGGAATCGGGGCGGCCGTCCTTTATTTCAGGGCGGGAAACATCCTGCTTTCCATCATTCCGGTCGCGGTTCTGGCGGTCCTTCTGGTTCTGCTCGATCTGCCGGTCGCACGGTCGCTTTTCAAGCCTTTACAGTCGCTGAAAGCAGCCGTGACGGAGCTGAAGAACGGGAACCTCGATTACGAGGTCGATTATACGGAAGATACGGAGCTCGGCCGTGTCTGCCAGGACCTGCAGGAGATTTTCCATCAGCAGAAATATTACATAGACGCGGTTGCCGACGGGCTCGGACAGGTTGCGGCCGGGAACCTCGACATTCACAGCGAAGCCGAATTCAAGGGCGGGTTTCTGCGGATCAAGGAATCGCTGGACCATATTGCCGAAATGCTGAATGAGAAGGTGTCGGACATCAGCCGTTCCGCGGTCCAGGTCGCCAACGGCTCCGAACAGGTCTCAAGCGCCTCGCAGTCCCTGGCGCAGGGCGCGACCGAGCAGGCGAGCTCCATTCAGGAGCTTTCCGCAACGATCAACGATATTTCGGAGCAGGTGAACAAGAACGCCTCCTACGCGACGGATGCCAACCAGGCTTCCGAAGACGCATACGCGAAGATGCAGAGCGCCACGGAGGAAATGAAGCAGATGCTTCAGGCCATGGCCGACATTTCAGAATCCTCCAGTAAAATCAGCAACATCATCAAAACGATCGACGACATCGCGCGGCAGACAAACATCCTCGCCCTGAACGCCGCGGTGGAGGCCGCAAGGGCCGGTTCGGCAGGCAAGGGCTTCGCCGTGGTCGCGGAAGAGGTCCGCAACCTGGCGAGCAAGAGCGCGGAAGCCGCCCAGAACACCACCGAGCTGATCGAGGGCTCGATCGGGGCCGTCGAAAAGGGCAAGACCATCGCGGACCAGACGGCGCAGACGCTGAAGGAAGTGCTGGATGTCAACAGCAAGGCCACCGAGCTGATCAAGCAGATCGCGTCGGCTTCCAACGCCCAGGCGAATTCCATCAGCCAGATTTCCCAGGGCATCGACCAGATCTCTTCCGTCGTTCAGACGAACTCCGCAACGGCGGAGCAGAGCGCCGCTTCCAGCAAGGAAATGGCCGATCACGCCGAACGGCTGAAAGGGTTCGTAAAGTCTTTCACCTTAAAAGAAGCGTAA
- a CDS encoding Positive regulator of CheA protein activity (CheW) — protein sequence MDAATEKENLPEEESENNDMKGKYLTFWTDGQLFGVPISDVVQIIGMQEITPIPDSPAYAKGVINLRGFIIPLIDVRLRFGKPETEYNERTCIVVTSLEENYIGFIVDSVNEVATIDDDNISPPPKVVSSDRTNAYLTGVGKIGEKVVLLLDTNKILNADEIEQVTGAVQNLNEKRGDLE from the coding sequence ATGGATGCCGCAACAGAAAAAGAAAATCTGCCGGAAGAGGAATCCGAGAACAACGATATGAAAGGAAAGTACCTGACCTTCTGGACAGACGGCCAGCTTTTCGGCGTGCCGATTTCCGATGTGGTTCAGATCATCGGGATGCAGGAGATCACGCCGATTCCGGATTCCCCCGCCTATGCAAAGGGCGTCATCAATCTGCGCGGATTCATCATCCCGCTGATCGACGTGCGCCTGCGCTTCGGCAAGCCGGAGACCGAATACAACGAACGCACGTGCATTGTCGTGACAAGTCTGGAGGAAAACTACATCGGTTTTATCGTGGATTCCGTCAACGAGGTGGCGACGATCGACGACGACAACATCTCGCCGCCGCCCAAGGTGGTCTCCAGCGACCGCACCAACGCCTATCTGACCGGCGTCGGGAAAATCGGGGAAAAAGTCGTCCTTCTTCTCGACACCAACAAGATCCTGAACGCCGACGAAATCGAACAAGTAACCGGTGCGGTACAAAATCTGAATGAAAAAAGAGGAGATTTGGAATGA
- a CDS encoding Chemotaxis protein CheW, with product MKNNIQDIFAKMDKSSQENFQTEKYLTLYTAGQLFAIRSSNVVEIVRIQPITFLPKLPPYVKGVINLRGKIVPLIDLRLKLGKPEIPYTDQTSIVVVQTEEMSIGLIVDGVDDVTDISQNQINETPTLGRDTENGFVTGIVTLEKGAAMLLDLPKILKEDADSARDAGKEKDEKKERAELPENRENKKEA from the coding sequence ATGAAGAACAATATTCAGGATATCTTCGCAAAAATGGATAAATCCTCTCAGGAAAATTTTCAGACAGAGAAATATCTGACTCTTTATACAGCCGGACAGTTGTTTGCCATCCGCAGCAGCAACGTGGTTGAGATCGTCCGGATTCAGCCGATTACTTTCCTGCCGAAGCTGCCCCCGTATGTGAAAGGGGTCATCAACCTGCGCGGCAAGATCGTTCCGCTGATCGACCTGCGCCTGAAGCTCGGAAAACCGGAAATCCCCTATACCGACCAGACCAGCATCGTGGTGGTGCAGACCGAGGAAATGAGCATCGGGCTCATCGTCGACGGCGTCGACGACGTGACGGATATTTCCCAGAACCAGATCAACGAAACGCCGACGCTCGGCAGGGATACGGAGAACGGCTTTGTGACGGGGATCGTCACGCTGGAAAAAGGCGCCGCGATGCTTCTGGATCTTCCTAAGATTCTGAAAGAGGATGCCGACAGCGCAAGAGACGCCGGGAAAGAAAAAGACGAGAAAAAGGAAAGGGCGGAGCTCCCCGAGAACAGGGAAAACAAAAAGGAAGCGTGA
- a CDS encoding protein of unknown function (Evidence 5 : Unknown function), producing the protein MTKPGGTPLKISQNYRYSIIGVFGEPPEKGQAEITAARKILPPCERKKW; encoded by the coding sequence TTGACGAAACCCGGCGGAACTCCTCTAAAGATTTCTCAAAACTACCGATATAGTATAATAGGAGTATTTGGTGAACCGCCTGAAAAGGGCCAAGCCGAAATTACGGCGGCGCGAAAAATCCTGCCGCCATGTGAGCGGAAGAAGTGGTGA
- a CDS encoding Type III secretion protein, whose protein sequence is MSQFKGQHAAALRYSSDLSSGAPVVVASGMGYTAQKIIDIAMDNHIPVYQDDTLATLLSQLAAGSEIPPELYQAVADLYLYFLNYGQEEKKEKPAQPRRLEGGAPEAALPEAQEPPREEPREKI, encoded by the coding sequence ATGTCTCAGTTTAAAGGCCAGCACGCGGCGGCGCTGCGCTACTCGTCGGACCTGTCCTCCGGCGCGCCGGTCGTGGTCGCTTCCGGCATGGGCTACACGGCGCAGAAAATCATCGACATCGCGATGGACAACCACATCCCGGTGTACCAGGACGATACGCTGGCCACCCTGCTCTCTCAGCTTGCGGCGGGCAGCGAAATCCCCCCCGAGCTTTACCAGGCTGTGGCCGACCTGTACCTGTACTTCCTGAATTACGGGCAGGAGGAAAAGAAGGAAAAGCCCGCGCAGCCGCGCCGTCTGGAGGGGGGCGCGCCGGAAGCCGCGCTGCCGGAAGCACAGGAACCCCCGCGGGAAGAGCCGCGGGAAAAAATTTGA
- a CDS encoding conserved protein of unknown function (Evidence 4 : Unknown function but conserved in other organisms): protein MPDNLKITTSIPGSEAIGRSAPPKAADPTAVINPNLVTAPNTEKQAGKNMNFSFLLNRDSVFSKFVQQLEQIPQFSQSMEKIVFELFSKAGRAARQDAAVPDLYRRASDAMVMDRGQIAQNLEFQAENRTRFSGPVFDILRQIAKEHPDSDFEKHLSPLLKSYNDFFSAGDTTNAVKKELDQIAGQIPVPHSAKLKELTKQLSTESPVRNLENNLTLLKEKIIPLLSRYISGSNDFGRVRDNIALLVHDISRLNVSSRDELADRLTSLLDYCKFDLNLPPEKLSELTTAFLDQISENSSEKGNQLYDSLLKLLSEPPDQQHGAVRMSSQSLYKSALASLLTDNSVYMPYHHLFLPLNFQGKFLFSEIWIEKDAPRENVPGGAEPAEQPRQILLTFDIKPLGYFEASLSLSGKKVRAHLNCPAELSGNLRGISAAVTEIFSRNGLEPEKVELSAGAPPSVAKQVMKKVQEKRYTIDVSV, encoded by the coding sequence ATGCCCGATAACCTTAAAATAACCACATCCATTCCGGGGAGCGAAGCAATCGGACGCTCCGCCCCGCCGAAAGCGGCAGACCCCACCGCCGTCATCAATCCCAACCTGGTGACGGCGCCGAACACGGAAAAGCAGGCCGGCAAGAACATGAATTTCTCGTTCCTGCTGAACCGCGATTCGGTGTTCAGCAAATTCGTGCAGCAGCTGGAGCAGATTCCGCAGTTTTCCCAGAGCATGGAAAAAATCGTCTTCGAGCTGTTCAGCAAAGCGGGGCGCGCGGCGCGGCAGGATGCCGCCGTCCCGGACCTGTACCGCCGGGCTTCCGACGCCATGGTCATGGACCGCGGGCAGATCGCGCAGAACCTGGAATTCCAGGCCGAGAACCGCACCAGATTTTCCGGGCCCGTGTTCGACATCCTGCGGCAGATCGCAAAGGAGCACCCGGACAGCGATTTTGAAAAGCACCTCTCCCCGCTGCTGAAATCCTACAACGACTTTTTTTCCGCAGGGGACACCACAAACGCCGTCAAAAAAGAGCTGGACCAGATCGCCGGGCAGATTCCCGTTCCGCACAGCGCCAAGCTCAAAGAGCTGACGAAGCAGCTTTCGACGGAAAGCCCCGTGCGGAACCTTGAAAATAATCTGACTTTGCTGAAAGAGAAGATCATCCCCCTTCTGAGCCGCTACATTTCCGGCTCGAATGATTTCGGCCGCGTGAGGGACAACATCGCGCTTCTCGTCCACGACATTTCGCGCCTGAACGTCAGCTCGCGCGACGAGCTGGCCGACAGGCTCACCTCGCTTCTCGATTACTGCAAGTTCGACCTGAACCTTCCGCCGGAGAAGCTCAGCGAACTCACGACCGCGTTTCTCGACCAGATTTCCGAAAATTCCTCGGAAAAGGGGAATCAGCTGTACGACTCCCTTCTGAAGCTCCTTTCCGAACCGCCCGACCAGCAGCACGGCGCCGTGCGGATGAGCAGCCAGTCGCTTTACAAGAGCGCGCTTGCCTCCCTTCTGACGGACAACAGCGTCTACATGCCGTACCACCACCTTTTCCTCCCGCTGAATTTCCAGGGAAAATTCCTGTTCTCCGAAATCTGGATCGAAAAGGACGCGCCGCGGGAAAACGTCCCCGGCGGGGCGGAGCCGGCGGAACAGCCGCGGCAGATCCTGCTGACCTTCGACATCAAGCCCCTCGGCTACTTTGAGGCGTCGCTCAGCCTTTCCGGGAAAAAGGTCAGGGCGCATCTGAACTGCCCGGCCGAGCTTTCCGGGAACCTGCGCGGGATCAGCGCGGCCGTCACCGAAATTTTCTCCCGCAACGGCCTGGAACCGGAAAAAGTGGAGCTTTCCGCCGGGGCCCCCCCTTCCGTCGCGAAACAGGTGATGAAAAAAGTTCAGGAAAAGAGGTACACCATCGATGTCTCAGTTTAA
- a CDS encoding Signal transduction histidine kinase CheA, with product MMDNNMESMLEVYLFETNDLLTHLDEILLQCEQAGSFDSDSINEIFRIMHTIKGSSAMMQFNSLATITHKMEDLFFYVRENGISPEYNEPLVDLMFKSGDFLKAEVEKVENNQPLTTDIGTLEQEINDFLKKISGKEPEDGKPAAAPQAPAAEKQPAAVKTEKTADGKPDAGHPYPVRVFFEEETEMVNLRALLLVQALKEAGFPAWYFPGDLDTNPGSADVIAKEGFLLSFSSEEERKASLKTIENFVYTKNYTVLGQVPAGKPEESGAKPEENKTKQGAVPQNNVVPHPAVKQNLINVNLSKLDNLMDLMGEIVITESMVTANYAAQNAEAGLDSNYTKSSRQLRKLTDELQGIVMSIRMVPISGVFQRMRRIVRDMSKKLDKDVELVLVGEDTEVDKSIIDNIGDPIMHVVRNAMDHGIETKEERAQTDKSPKGTITLSAQNTGGEILISIQDDGKGIDKAAVLRKAKQQGMLKKNEKDYSTREIYNFLLMPGFSTNEVVTEYSGRGVGMDVVKKNVEKIGGDVNLTSEEGKGTKVLFKIPLTLAIVNGMKVSVGDTMFIVPINNIKQLVKIGRDQLLYDTNGKEIVTMRKQYYPLIRLCSAFDITPGTKDVSEGIALLVENHEKTYCILADNLMGEQQVVVKGLPAYLTQFDIKESGISGCAILGDGSICLILDILNLYNYN from the coding sequence ATGATGGACAACAACATGGAATCCATGCTCGAGGTTTATTTGTTTGAAACGAACGATCTGCTCACGCATCTGGATGAGATCCTTCTTCAGTGCGAGCAGGCGGGCTCCTTTGATTCCGACAGCATCAACGAGATTTTTCGGATCATGCACACGATCAAAGGCTCCTCCGCGATGATGCAGTTTAACAGTCTGGCGACGATCACCCATAAAATGGAAGACCTGTTCTTTTATGTCCGGGAAAACGGAATCTCCCCCGAATATAACGAACCTCTTGTCGACCTGATGTTCAAGTCGGGCGACTTCCTGAAGGCGGAAGTGGAAAAGGTCGAAAACAACCAGCCGCTCACTACAGATATCGGCACTTTGGAACAGGAAATTAACGATTTCCTCAAAAAGATTTCCGGAAAGGAACCGGAAGACGGCAAGCCCGCCGCGGCGCCGCAGGCCCCGGCCGCCGAAAAGCAGCCGGCGGCCGTGAAAACGGAAAAAACCGCGGACGGAAAGCCGGATGCGGGCCATCCGTACCCGGTGCGCGTGTTCTTCGAAGAGGAGACGGAAATGGTGAACCTGCGTGCGCTCCTTCTGGTTCAGGCGCTCAAGGAGGCCGGCTTCCCGGCGTGGTATTTCCCGGGCGACCTCGACACCAATCCGGGCAGCGCGGATGTCATCGCGAAAGAGGGATTCCTGCTCTCTTTCTCCAGCGAGGAGGAGAGAAAGGCTTCGCTGAAAACGATCGAAAATTTCGTTTATACCAAAAACTATACGGTCCTTGGCCAGGTGCCTGCCGGGAAACCGGAGGAAAGCGGGGCAAAGCCGGAAGAAAACAAAACAAAGCAGGGCGCGGTTCCCCAGAATAACGTCGTTCCCCACCCGGCGGTCAAGCAGAACCTGATCAACGTCAACCTTTCCAAGCTCGACAACCTGATGGACCTGATGGGCGAGATCGTCATCACCGAATCCATGGTCACCGCGAATTACGCCGCGCAGAACGCGGAGGCCGGGCTGGACAGCAATTACACCAAGTCCTCGCGCCAGCTTCGCAAGCTGACCGACGAGCTTCAGGGGATCGTCATGTCCATCCGCATGGTGCCGATTTCCGGCGTGTTCCAGAGGATGCGCCGCATCGTGCGTGACATGAGCAAGAAGCTGGATAAGGACGTCGAGCTGGTCCTCGTCGGGGAGGACACCGAGGTGGACAAGTCCATCATCGACAACATCGGCGACCCCATCATGCATGTGGTGCGCAACGCGATGGATCACGGGATCGAGACGAAAGAGGAAAGGGCGCAGACGGACAAGAGCCCCAAGGGAACCATCACGCTTTCCGCCCAGAACACGGGCGGCGAGATCCTGATCTCCATTCAGGATGACGGAAAAGGCATCGACAAGGCGGCCGTCCTGCGCAAGGCGAAGCAGCAGGGGATGTTGAAAAAGAACGAAAAAGATTATTCCACGCGGGAAATTTACAATTTCCTGCTGATGCCGGGCTTTTCCACGAACGAAGTGGTGACGGAGTATTCCGGCCGGGGCGTCGGCATGGATGTGGTGAAAAAGAACGTGGAGAAGATCGGCGGCGACGTCAATCTGACCAGCGAAGAGGGCAAGGGGACGAAGGTGCTTTTCAAAATCCCCCTGACCCTCGCCATTGTCAACGGAATGAAGGTTTCCGTCGGCGACACCATGTTCATCGTCCCCATCAACAATATCAAGCAGCTTGTCAAGATCGGCCGCGACCAGCTGCTCTACGATACGAACGGAAAAGAAATCGTCACGATGCGCAAGCAGTATTATCCGCTGATCCGCCTGTGCTCGGCGTTCGACATCACGCCCGGCACAAAGGATGTCAGCGAGGGGATCGCACTGCTGGTGGAAAACCATGAAAAGACCTACTGCATTCTCGCCGACAACCTGATGGGCGAGCAGCAGGTGGTGGTCAAGGGCCTGCCGGCCTACCTGACCCAGTTCGACATCAAGGAATCCGGAATCTCCGGATGCGCGATTCTGGGGGACGGCAGCATCTGCCTGATCCTGGATATCCTGAACCTTTACAATTACAATTAA
- the cheR gene encoding Chemotaxis protein methyltransferase — MIRLTDREFEDIVAYVKGNYGINLTHKRQLIEARMYSVLVEKGFKSFTEYFNKVRQNNPEEITLMLNKLTTNHTYFMREPAHFDFLKNKILPALERDGRRRSIRIWSAGCSSGEEAYTTVMVLMDYFGAKQLLWDFRILATDISEKAMEAGRNAVYGSESLKNLSPLWLARYFTKQAGGAGLYQVKDEVRKHVRFQKLNLMAPFPPMAPFDIVFCRNVMIYFEQPDRDKLIRKFYTVLNRGGYLLIGHSETIQRDSSGFLYLEPSVYQKG; from the coding sequence ATGATACGTCTGACAGACAGGGAGTTTGAGGATATTGTCGCTTATGTGAAGGGAAATTACGGAATCAACCTGACCCACAAAAGGCAGCTGATCGAAGCGAGAATGTACTCTGTCCTGGTCGAGAAGGGCTTTAAGAGCTTTACGGAGTATTTCAACAAGGTCAGGCAGAACAATCCGGAAGAGATCACATTGATGCTCAACAAGCTGACGACAAATCACACCTATTTCATGCGCGAACCCGCGCATTTTGATTTTTTAAAGAATAAAATCCTGCCCGCGCTGGAGCGCGACGGGCGCAGAAGAAGCATCCGCATCTGGAGCGCCGGATGCTCCTCGGGGGAGGAAGCCTATACGACCGTGATGGTCCTGATGGACTATTTCGGGGCAAAACAGCTTTTGTGGGATTTTCGGATCCTTGCGACGGATATTTCGGAAAAGGCCATGGAGGCGGGCCGCAATGCCGTTTACGGCAGCGAGTCGCTGAAAAACCTTTCCCCGCTCTGGCTCGCCCGTTATTTCACCAAGCAGGCGGGCGGCGCCGGCCTTTACCAGGTAAAAGACGAGGTCAGAAAGCACGTCAGGTTCCAGAAGCTGAACCTGATGGCGCCGTTTCCGCCGATGGCGCCGTTCGATATCGTTTTCTGCCGGAATGTCATGATCTATTTTGAACAGCCGGACCGCGACAAGCTGATCCGGAAATTTTATACCGTGCTGAACCGCGGCGGGTATTTGCTGATCGGGCATTCCGAAACCATCCAGAGGGACAGTTCCGGATTTCTGTATCTGGAGCCGTCTGTTTACCAGAAAGGATAA
- the cheB gene encoding fused chemotaxis regulator; protein-glutamate methylesterase in two-component regulatory system with CheA (Evidence 2a : Function from experimental evidences in other organisms; PubMedId : 3280143, 3510184, 9687492; Product type r : regulator): MPLNHTVKVLIVDDSLFFRTALQRALMQDPGIAVVGTAGTAAEAEVMIRSRSPDVVTMDVVLPDRKGTDFIRELIPKRPLPVVLVSSLDLGIFEALDAGAVDFVRKPAGLNSDYTSFYKELIAKIKIASSATVKKAAVRTADLPMPALRPGIKGEHVIAIGASTGGTEATLEILRRLPADIPGIVIVQHMPAGFTKMYAERLDRICSFSVSEARTGDRVEPGRAYVAPGDRHMTLFRDSRGYYVRCAEGEKVSGHCPSVDVMFRSVARTAGRDAIGVILTGMGSDGAKGLLEMRKAGAYTIGQDKDSCVVYGMPMVAYELGAVVRQAPCSGIAGLIVRHINGADRPSERA; this comes from the coding sequence ATGCCATTGAACCATACCGTTAAGGTACTTATCGTAGATGATTCCCTGTTTTTCCGCACGGCGCTTCAGAGGGCGCTGATGCAGGACCCGGGGATCGCGGTGGTCGGCACCGCCGGCACCGCCGCGGAAGCGGAAGTCATGATCCGATCCCGGAGCCCGGACGTCGTCACGATGGATGTCGTGCTTCCGGACCGGAAGGGGACGGACTTTATCAGGGAGCTGATCCCGAAGCGCCCCCTGCCGGTCGTTTTGGTCAGTTCGCTGGATCTCGGCATTTTCGAGGCGCTGGACGCCGGGGCGGTGGATTTTGTCCGGAAGCCCGCCGGCTTAAACAGCGATTACACCTCTTTTTATAAAGAGCTGATTGCGAAAATCAAGATCGCGTCGTCCGCGACCGTCAAAAAAGCGGCGGTCAGAACGGCCGACCTTCCGATGCCGGCCCTCCGCCCGGGGATCAAAGGCGAGCACGTCATCGCCATCGGCGCTTCCACCGGCGGCACGGAGGCCACGCTGGAAATCCTGCGGCGCCTTCCGGCGGATATTCCGGGGATCGTGATCGTCCAGCACATGCCCGCGGGGTTCACGAAAATGTATGCGGAGCGGCTGGACCGGATCTGCAGCTTCTCGGTTTCGGAGGCGCGCACCGGCGACCGTGTGGAGCCCGGGCGTGCCTATGTTGCGCCGGGCGACCGCCACATGACGCTGTTTCGGGACAGCCGGGGCTACTATGTCAGATGCGCCGAAGGGGAGAAGGTCAGCGGTCACTGCCCATCCGTCGACGTGATGTTCCGCTCCGTGGCCCGAACCGCCGGCCGCGACGCGATCGGCGTCATCCTGACCGGAATGGGGAGCGACGGGGCGAAGGGCCTGCTGGAAATGCGGAAGGCGGGCGCCTACACCATCGGCCAGGACAAGGATTCCTGCGTGGTGTACGGAATGCCGATGGTGGCCTACGAGCTCGGCGCGGTGGTCCGCCAGGCCCCCTGTTCCGGCATCGCCGGCCTGATCGTGCGTCATATCAACGGCGCGGACAGGCCGTCGGAACGAGCATAG
- a CDS encoding protein of unknown function (Evidence 5 : Unknown function) produces MYLVNSDIHVLFWVVCFAKEFNNSLIPHQNLHDVQNVWHNWENADDGEDEE; encoded by the coding sequence ATGTACCTTGTAAATAGTGATATACATGTCTTGTTTTGGGTGGTATGTTTTGCAAAGGAATTCAACAATAGCTTAATTCCTCATCAGAATTTACACGACGTCCAGAACGTGTGGCACAACTGGGAAAACGCGGACGACGGCGAGGACGAAGAATAA
- a CDS encoding Phage portal protein, SPP1 family yields the protein MNTLWFEDEVTKTEHLKRINNVIDIKQYLLRLHDVLNRKDFTFKEETYKTAKIVLQTLKTIINFHTSYVVGNPISITGTPKIIEAYNKVYKKGIFSKADYNVTKDLCTYGNAFEYDYLDNNNVIQAHIIANEIAYPVYDEQENYVSFVEYWDDIENSHKNYIVYYPDRVETYQDSILKDEKPNLSGLPIHYASLDKSEYNFFGDSPLNDLIPIMNQIEQLLSKLDDAITTLSMNPLGVSIGQRITDSVPKDICGATLNLEDGGDFKYATANMDYQNIKLLLDNLIQQLYVVAGVPSAVVGQGNISNLSEVTLKLLFSQTDNKAKQTIQTLKEGIYKRFGYFRKLLALQGTTFSDDDFDSLDVSFTVNRPVDTQSMMNELKTQRDMGAISKQTIIEKSPYTVDAATELQRLAEEDSIDNQKKR from the coding sequence ATGAATACATTATGGTTTGAGGATGAAGTTACTAAGACAGAACATCTTAAACGAATTAATAATGTTATTGACATAAAACAGTATCTATTACGGTTACATGATGTATTGAACAGAAAAGATTTTACTTTCAAAGAGGAAACCTATAAAACCGCAAAGATTGTATTGCAGACACTTAAAACAATCATTAACTTTCATACTTCTTATGTTGTTGGAAATCCTATCAGCATTACCGGTACTCCTAAGATCATTGAAGCATATAACAAGGTCTATAAAAAAGGTATTTTCAGTAAGGCCGATTATAACGTAACGAAAGATTTATGCACTTATGGAAATGCTTTTGAGTATGATTATTTGGATAATAACAATGTTATTCAGGCGCATATTATAGCAAATGAAATTGCTTATCCCGTCTATGATGAACAGGAAAATTATGTATCATTTGTAGAGTATTGGGATGATATTGAAAATTCACATAAGAATTATATTGTCTATTATCCTGATAGGGTTGAAACATATCAGGACAGTATTCTAAAGGATGAAAAACCGAATCTTTCCGGTTTGCCGATTCATTATGCTTCGTTAGACAAGTCGGAATATAATTTCTTTGGTGATAGTCCATTAAACGACTTGATTCCAATTATGAATCAGATAGAGCAACTGCTATCTAAACTGGACGATGCTATAACCACTTTGAGCATGAATCCATTAGGAGTTAGTATTGGGCAGAGGATCACAGACAGTGTACCCAAAGATATTTGTGGTGCTACATTGAATCTTGAAGATGGCGGTGATTTTAAGTATGCTACCGCTAATATGGATTATCAGAACATTAAATTACTGCTTGACAATCTGATTCAGCAATTATATGTTGTTGCGGGTGTACCTTCGGCAGTTGTCGGACAAGGCAACATTTCCAATTTATCAGAAGTAACGCTGAAACTTCTATTTTCTCAAACAGATAATAAAGCAAAACAGACGATTCAGACGCTTAAAGAGGGTATTTATAAGCGTTTTGGATATTTTAGGAAATTGCTTGCCTTGCAGGGGACTACTTTCTCTGATGATGATTTTGACAGCTTAGATGTTAGCTTCACGGTTAATAGGCCGGTTGATACTCAAAGTATGATGAATGAACTGAAAACACAGCGTGATATGGGCGCTATCAGCAAACAAACCATTATTGAAAAGAGTCCCTATACGGTTGATGCCGCAACAGAATTACAGAGGTTAGCGGAAGAGGACAGCATTGACAATCAGAAAAAAAGATAA